A genomic segment from Bacillus cereus G9842 encodes:
- a CDS encoding DUF368 domain-containing protein → MEWRNIYRGFCMGVSDLIPGVSGGTIAVVLGIYEQLLAAISGFFSREWKKHLGFLIPLAAGVAAAFLTLSHVIKYLLANHYEPTQFFFLGLIISILPMLMREADAKSSFKGKHIVLLIVAAILVAITAFFKPDKAADPITTLTILNAIGLFFAGWMASMAMLLPGISGSFILLIIGVYPTAINALTTLNLPLIVVIGAGVMVGFVVSSKGISFLLDRYKSMTFAAIIGLVIGSIVIVFPGIPTGGFSIISSIITFILGFAIVTYFGKK, encoded by the coding sequence ATGGAATGGCGTAATATATATCGTGGATTTTGTATGGGCGTTAGTGATTTAATTCCTGGTGTGAGCGGCGGTACAATCGCTGTTGTGTTAGGGATTTATGAACAATTGCTTGCGGCAATTAGTGGATTCTTTAGTCGTGAATGGAAAAAACATTTAGGATTTTTAATTCCCCTTGCAGCTGGTGTGGCAGCAGCATTTTTAACGTTAAGTCACGTTATTAAATATTTACTTGCAAATCATTATGAACCGACTCAATTTTTCTTCCTCGGTTTAATTATTAGTATATTACCGATGTTAATGAGAGAAGCTGATGCAAAGTCATCGTTTAAAGGTAAGCACATTGTTTTATTAATAGTTGCAGCAATTCTTGTTGCGATTACAGCTTTCTTTAAACCAGATAAGGCAGCAGATCCAATTACGACGTTAACAATTTTAAATGCAATTGGTTTATTTTTCGCAGGATGGATGGCTAGTATGGCCATGCTGCTTCCTGGGATTAGTGGATCGTTTATTTTATTAATTATTGGTGTGTATCCAACAGCAATTAACGCTTTAACTACACTTAATTTACCTTTAATCGTGGTTATCGGTGCTGGTGTTATGGTCGGATTTGTTGTAAGTAGTAAAGGCATTAGTTTTTTATTAGATCGTTATAAAAGTATGACATTTGCGGCAATTATTGGACTTGTAATCGGTTCGATTGTAATTGTGTTCCCTGGGATTCCGACTGGCGGATTTTCAATTATAAGTTCGATTATTACCTTTATTTTAGGATTTGCGATTGTTACTTATTTCGGTAAGAAATAA
- the rapZ gene encoding RNase adapter RapZ — translation MTENNDIKMVIITGMSGAGKTVALQSFEDLGYFCVDNLPPMLLPKFIELMADSKGKMNKVALGIDLRGREFFEHLWGALDDLSERTWIIPHILFLDAKDSTLVTRYKETRRSHPLAPTGLPLKGIEAERDLLTDMKARANIVLDTSDLKPKELREKIVHLFSTETEQAFRVNVMSFGFKYGIPIDADLVFDVRFLPNPYYIPHMKPLTGLDEEVSSYVLKFNETHKFLEKLTDLITFMLPHYKREGKSQLVIAIGCTGGQHRSVTLTEYLGKHLKPEYSVHVSHRDVEKRKGH, via the coding sequence ATGACAGAGAATAATGATATAAAAATGGTAATTATTACAGGGATGTCTGGAGCTGGAAAAACAGTAGCTTTACAAAGTTTTGAAGATTTAGGATATTTTTGTGTAGATAATTTGCCACCGATGTTATTGCCAAAGTTTATTGAACTTATGGCGGATTCAAAAGGGAAAATGAATAAAGTGGCACTTGGTATTGATTTACGTGGCCGCGAGTTTTTCGAACATTTATGGGGAGCGCTTGATGATTTATCAGAACGTACATGGATTATTCCTCATATTTTATTTTTAGATGCGAAAGATAGTACGCTTGTAACTCGTTATAAAGAAACGAGACGTTCGCATCCACTTGCACCAACTGGTTTGCCGTTAAAGGGAATCGAAGCAGAGCGCGATTTATTAACAGATATGAAGGCACGAGCGAATATTGTGCTTGATACATCGGATTTAAAACCGAAAGAATTACGTGAAAAAATTGTTCACTTGTTCTCAACAGAAACTGAGCAAGCATTTCGTGTAAATGTTATGTCATTTGGATTTAAGTACGGTATTCCAATTGATGCAGATTTAGTATTTGATGTTCGTTTTTTACCAAATCCATATTACATTCCACATATGAAGCCATTAACAGGACTAGATGAAGAAGTTTCTTCGTATGTACTGAAATTTAATGAGACACATAAGTTTTTAGAGAAGTTGACGGATCTGATTACTTTCATGTTGCCTCATTATAAAAGAGAAGGCAAAAGTCAACTTGTAATTGCAATTGGATGTACAGGTGGACAGCATCGTTCTGTTACGCTTACAGAATACCTTGGGAAACATTTGAAACCAGAGTATAGTGTTCATGTATCTCATCGTGATGTGGAGAAGAGAAAGGGCCATTAA
- the trxB gene encoding thioredoxin-disulfide reductase, with protein sequence MSEEKIYDVVIIGAGPAGMTAAVYTSRANLSTLMLERGIPGGQMANTEDVENYPGYESILGPDLSNKMFEHAKKFGAEYAYGDVKEVIDGKEYKTIIAGKKEYKARAIIVASGAEYKKIGVPGETELGGRGVSYCAVCDGAFFKEKELIVIGGGDSAVEEGVFLTRFASKVTIVHRRDTLRAQKILQDRAFQNEKVDFIWNHTIKEINEASGKVGSVTLVDVNSGEEKEVKTDGVFVYIGMLPLSKPFVELGITNENGYLETNERMETKIPGIFAAGDVREKMLRQIVTATGDGSIAAQSAQHYVEELLEELKTVSEK encoded by the coding sequence GTGTCAGAAGAAAAAATTTATGATGTCGTTATTATTGGTGCAGGACCAGCTGGTATGACAGCTGCAGTATATACATCTCGTGCAAATTTAAGCACATTAATGCTTGAGCGTGGTATTCCAGGTGGCCAAATGGCAAACACAGAAGATGTAGAAAACTACCCAGGTTATGAGTCTATTTTAGGACCAGACTTATCAAATAAAATGTTTGAGCATGCGAAGAAATTTGGTGCTGAATATGCATACGGTGATGTGAAAGAAGTCATCGATGGTAAAGAATACAAAACAATTATTGCTGGTAAAAAAGAATATAAAGCACGTGCAATTATCGTTGCAAGCGGTGCAGAGTATAAAAAAATTGGTGTACCGGGTGAAACAGAACTTGGCGGCCGTGGTGTATCATATTGTGCAGTATGTGACGGGGCATTCTTTAAAGAAAAAGAACTTATCGTAATTGGCGGCGGAGATTCTGCTGTTGAAGAGGGTGTATTCTTAACGCGCTTTGCATCAAAAGTAACGATTGTTCACCGTCGTGACACGCTTCGTGCACAGAAAATTTTACAAGACCGTGCTTTCCAAAATGAAAAAGTAGATTTCATTTGGAACCATACTATAAAAGAAATCAACGAAGCAAGTGGTAAAGTAGGAAGTGTAACACTTGTCGACGTAAACAGTGGAGAAGAGAAAGAAGTCAAAACTGACGGCGTATTCGTATACATCGGTATGTTACCATTATCAAAACCATTTGTTGAACTAGGTATTACAAATGAAAATGGTTACCTTGAAACGAACGAACGTATGGAAACGAAAATTCCTGGTATTTTTGCAGCTGGTGATGTTCGTGAAAAAATGCTTCGTCAAATTGTAACTGCAACAGGTGACGGTAGTATTGCAGCACAAAGTGCTCAACATTACGTAGAAGAATTATTAGAGGAATTAAAAACTGTATCAGAAAAATAA
- a CDS encoding NUDIX hydrolase, translating to MQRVTNCVLIRDNEVLLLQKPRRNWWVAPGGKMERGETVRDSVVREYREETGIYLKNPALKGVFTFVIQEGDKVVSEWMMFSFLATDFAGENKLESEEGIIGWHTFDKIDDLAMAPGDYHIIDYLIKGNGIIYGTFVYTPDFELLSYRLDPS from the coding sequence ATGCAAAGAGTGACAAACTGTGTGTTAATTAGAGATAATGAAGTACTCTTACTCCAAAAACCTCGCCGAAATTGGTGGGTTGCACCAGGCGGGAAAATGGAGCGTGGTGAGACTGTAAGAGATTCCGTTGTTCGCGAGTATCGTGAAGAAACAGGTATTTATTTGAAAAACCCAGCGTTAAAGGGGGTCTTCACCTTTGTCATCCAAGAAGGTGATAAAGTTGTTTCTGAATGGATGATGTTCTCCTTTTTAGCGACAGATTTTGCAGGAGAAAACAAACTAGAGAGCGAAGAAGGCATCATTGGTTGGCATACATTTGACAAAATTGATGATTTAGCAATGGCGCCAGGAGATTATCACATTATTGATTACTTAATTAAAGGAAATGGCATAATCTACGGTACATTTGTATATACCCCAGATTTTGAGTTGCTTTCATATCGATTAGATCCGAGTTAA